The Ferrovibrio sp. MS7 sequence CAAGGCCGGCGCCGCCCTGGCGCATCAATCAGCCGGCGCCGCGGCAACCGCCCGCCATGTCGACCGCTTTGTGGAAAAGCCGGATCGCGCCCGCGCCGAAGCCTTCCTGGCCGAAGGCAGCTATTACTGGAATAGCGGCATCTTCCTGTTTTCCGCCCGGCGCTTCCTGGCCGAACTGGAACAGCATCGCCCGGATATCCTGGCGGCCTGCACGGCAGCGGCGCAAAACCTGCTAACCGATGCCGATTTTGTCCGCGTCGATGCCGGGGCTTTTGCCGCCTGCCCGTCCGACGCCATCGACACCGCGGTGATGGAACGCACCAGCAAGGCCACCGTGCTGCTGTTGAGCGCCGGCTGGAGCGATGTTGGCACCTGGTCGGCGCTGTGGGATATCGGCAGCCGCGACGACGACGACAATGTGACACGCGGCAATGTCCACGCCATCGACTGCACCCGCTCATATCTGCGCAGCGAAGGACCGCTGATCGCCGCCCTGGGCGTATCCGATCTGCTGGTGGTGGCCACCGATGATGCCGTGCTGGTGGCGCCACGCGACCGGGCGCAGGATTTGCGCCAGGTTGTTGATCGCTTGAAACAGGCGCAATGCGAAGAAGTGGAGCAAAGCGCCACGGTTTACCGGCCGTGGGGCTACTTCCGGCGCATCGATGCCGGCGCGCGTTTCCAGGTCAAGCATATCATGGTCAATCCGGGCGCCAGTCTGTCGTTGCAGATGCATCATCACCGCGCCGAACATTGGGTGGTGGTCAGCGGCACGGCCCGCGTGGTGCGCGGCGACGATACTTTCCTGCTATCGGAAAACCAGTCGACCTATATTCCGATCGGCGTGACGCACCGGCTGGAGAATCCCGGCCGGCTGCCGCTGTCGCTGATCGAAATCCAGTCCGGCAGCTATCTGGGCGAGGATGATATCGTGCGCTTCCAGGATACGTTCGGGCGCGTCTGAGCAGACCGCAGCTCGCCGGCGCCCCCTCAATAGCCGGCAGGCCGGGCGATGCCGCAGGCGTCGAGATGCTGCCAAAGCGAGGCGAGCAGGATCGGCAGCCCTTCCGGCGCCGTGGCCTCGCAGCGCGCCACCAGCACCGCCTGTGTGTTGGAGGCGCGCAACAGCCACCAGCCATGCTCGGTATCGGTGCGGATGCCGTCCACGGCATTGAAGGCCGTGCCGGCGGCATGCAGCCGCTCACGCACCTCTGCAATCACATCGAATTTGCGTGAATCGGCGCAATCGATGCGGATTTCCGGCGTGTTGTAGAGCTTGGGCAGGCGCTTGCGCCAATCGGCCAGGCCCTGATCCGGCCAACCGGCAACAATGCCGAGCAGCCGTATCGCGGCATAAAGCGCATCGTCGAAGCCATAATAGCGGTCGGCGAAAAAGATATGGCCGCTCATCTCGCCGGCCAGCGGCGAGCCAATATCGGCCATCATGGTTTTGATGAGCGAATGCCCGGTGCGCCCCATCACCGCCTTGCCGCCCAGCTTGTCGACCTGATCGAAAAACACCTTCGATGCCTTCACATCGGCAATGATCGGAGCGCCCGGCCGATCCGCCAAAATCTGTTCGGCAAAAGCGATCAGCAATTTATCGCCCCATAGAATCTCGCCCTCGCCATCCACCACGCCGATGCGGTCGCCATCGCCATCAAAAGCAATGCCGAGATCGGCACCCTGGGCGCGCACCGCGGCAATCAGATCGATCAGGTTGTGCGGCTCGGTCGGATCGGGATGATGATTGGGGAAACTGCCGTCGATCTCGCCATAGAGAACCGTGTTCTGGCCCGGCAGGCGCTGCGCCAGCGCCGTCGCCACCGCGCCAGCGGCGCCATTGCCGCAATCCCAGACCACACGCAGCGGCCGGCCCGGCGTGAAATCCTGCAGCAGCCGCTGCACATATTCCTCGAATACCGAAGCCTCCGTTGCCAGGCCGTCGCCCTGCTCGCAATCCCCGGCGGCAGCCAGCCGGCCGATATCGAGAATATCGGCGCCAAAAAACGGCTTGTTGCCAAACACCATCTTGAAGCCGTTGTGATTGGCCGGATTATGCGAGCCGGTAACCATGATGCCGCCATCGGCATGCCGTGCCTTGGCGGCGTAATACAGCATCGGCGTGGGGCCGCAGCCGATCTGCACCGCCGTGCAGCCGGTGCTGGTCAGGCCGCGCACCAGGGCGGCGGCCATTGCCGGGCTGGAAAGCCGGCCATCCCAGCCGACGCAGACGACGCCGCCGCCGGCGCGGCGCACACGGGTGCCGAAAGCGCGGCCGATCGCATCGGCATCGGCTTCCCACAGGGTTTCGCCGACAATGCCGCGAATATCGTATTCGCGCAGAATGCTCTTATGGAAAACATGCGTCATGGCAATGCCCCGGAATAACAATCGGCACCGCGCCGGCTTATGCCTGCGGCTTGGTGGCAGACAGAGAATTCACGATGTGGGCAGCCACCTTCTTGCCTTCACGAATGGCATAATTGGTGCCCCGATCCTCAGGGTAGACCTGCGCCATGGTGGAAATCAGCACATTCTCAAGCGGCGTCTGCATGCCGGGCACGATCTTGGAATAATGCTTCTCCACGATCGGCTGGGCGTAATCCGCACGCCAGACATAATGCTGCTTGATCCAAGATTTCTCCATCGCCGGAAACATGCGCTTTAGATGCGGCATGGCGAATTCGAGCAATTCGTCATCCGGCATGGTGTAGAACGCATCGGTGGCCGGCAGATAGCGCGACAGATAGACGATATGGCTGTTGCCGTAATATTGCGGCGGCTCAAAATTAGTGTGTTCGATCACGCCGACAAAGGGAAAGCCGGGATCGTTTACGTTGAGCCAGTAGGTACTCGACAAGCTGCGGTCGAGTTGCAGCACCAGGCAGATATTGGCCAGATACTGCACCCTCCGCAGCGCCTGTAGATAGGTTTCCGGCGCGGCATCCCGCAACAGATCAGCCGCGTCGGGCAAAGCCGTTGTCAGCAGCACGCTCTTGGCCTTGTAGATACCCTTCGAGGTTTCCACCGCCAAGGCGCGACCATTTTCGGCGATCACCCGCTGGGCGGATTGACCGGTTTCGATACGGCCGCCGCGACGCAGGATTTCCTCGCCCATATGCCGCGCCAGGGCGGCGAAGCCGCCACGGTAATAGGCCAGCATCTCCTTGCCGCTATTGGCGCGGCTGCCGCCACGCAGCACCAGCTTTTTCCAAAACCAGACGGCGGAAATCGTATCGGCGAAAACACCGAACTTGCCCACCAGCAGCGGCTCCCAAACCACCTTGAATACCTTCTCGCCGAACAATTCGAGCAGCCATTCGCGCGACGAGCGGTTTTCCAACTGCATCCAGTCTCGCACTTGGCGTGCTCGCAGCACGCCGATGCCAAGCCGTATACGTTCCAGGAATGGCAAGGCGCTGAACCGCAGCAGGTCGACCGGCGTGCTTAGACGGAAAAAATTATTCGAGAAATACATGCCGGTGCGCGCTTCATGCGTCACCACCGAATCGGTGCGCCCAAGCTCGGCCACCAGATCGGTCACTTCACGGTCGCTGACAAACCAGTGATGATAGAATTTCTCCAGTTCGAAGCCGCCGATATCGAAGCCGCCGGCCAGGCCGCCAAGCGACGCATCCTGCTCTAGCAGCAGTACCGAGCGGCCCTGGCGCGTCAGATCGAGCGCGGCCGAGAGGCCGGTGAAACCGCCGCCGACGATCAGGCAGTCAACCGCTGCGTCTTCGGCGGCTTGAGTTGTCGGGAGAGTTGCTTGCGTCATGGAGTAGCCTGAGCTGATTTGAATGTAATCAGGCGGTTCAGGCTGAATTGCAGTACCAGAACAACGCCAAGGGTGAGAAGTTTTGCCAGAATCGGATGGATGGCCAGCCTGTCGATCATCCACCACAGCATCGCGGTGGAGACCAGATAGCCGGTGAAGGCGACACCGCAGAAAACCGCAAGCCGCAAGAGCGGCCGGTCGAAAACCTTGAAGGTGAAAGCGCGGTTGAGCACAAAACTGAGAAGCGTGCCGCCGGCATAACCGGCCAGATTGGCGAACTGGTACCATATGCCGGCCTGTATCAGCACGGAATAGAGTATAAAATCCATTGCCACACCACTGCCGCCGCACAACGCATAGAGTACAAACTGCCGCAAGGCAGGATTATTGAGCATTTTCATCTTCAACATTAGCACTGGCCGCGACCGTATATTGGGGCTTGCCGGTCAGCATCATGAAAATATTGCCGATATATTCGCCAACAATACCGATGCAGGAAAGCTGTGCTCCGCCCAGGATCAGCGAGGCGACAACCACGGAAGACCAGCCGACCGGCATGGCATTCCAGGTGAAACGCTGTACCACCAGCAGAATGGCCAGCACAAGGCCGCTAAAGGACAGCAACAGCCCCATCAGCATGGCAATGCGCAGCGGAATAATGGTGGTGGAGGTCGACATCCGCATCAGCAGCCGGGTGGATTTCAGCAGGCTGTAGCCGCCGGTGCCATGCAGGCGCGGATGATGCTTGGCCTCGACCGAGGTGATGTTGCGCGTTAAGCTGAGGATGATGCTGTCGATATAGATCGACACGCCGCGGTATTTCACGATCTCGTCGGCGAGTTCGCGCGAAAAAGCCTTGAACGGCGACAGGTAAAGGTCTTTCGGCTTGCGCAGCAGAATGCGCGCCAGCATGTCGTTGAACTTACTGCCCAGGCGCTTCCACAGCGCATGATGCCGGGCCGGAAATTTCGCATAACAAACATCGAAACCGTTGCGCACCTGCTCGCACAGCATGGCGATATCATCCGGCGCATGCTGCAGGTCGTCGTCCATGGTGACGACTATCTTGCCGCGCACGGCATTTAGGCCGGC is a genomic window containing:
- a CDS encoding GtrA family protein — its product is MLNNPALRQFVLYALCGGSGVAMDFILYSVLIQAGIWYQFANLAGYAGGTLLSFVLNRAFTFKVFDRPLLRLAVFCGVAFTGYLVSTAMLWWMIDRLAIHPILAKLLTLGVVLVLQFSLNRLITFKSAQATP
- the pgmG gene encoding phosphoglucomutase/phosphomannomutase PgmG, with translation MTHVFHKSILREYDIRGIVGETLWEADADAIGRAFGTRVRRAGGGVVCVGWDGRLSSPAMAAALVRGLTSTGCTAVQIGCGPTPMLYYAAKARHADGGIMVTGSHNPANHNGFKMVFGNKPFFGADILDIGRLAAAGDCEQGDGLATEASVFEEYVQRLLQDFTPGRPLRVVWDCGNGAAGAVATALAQRLPGQNTVLYGEIDGSFPNHHPDPTEPHNLIDLIAAVRAQGADLGIAFDGDGDRIGVVDGEGEILWGDKLLIAFAEQILADRPGAPIIADVKASKVFFDQVDKLGGKAVMGRTGHSLIKTMMADIGSPLAGEMSGHIFFADRYYGFDDALYAAIRLLGIVAGWPDQGLADWRKRLPKLYNTPEIRIDCADSRKFDVIAEVRERLHAAGTAFNAVDGIRTDTEHGWWLLRASNTQAVLVARCEATAPEGLPILLASLWQHLDACGIARPAGY
- a CDS encoding glycosyltransferase family 2 protein; translation: MSAMVRSKKYDISIVIPVYRSEKILPDLIARIREALQDRSFEVILVHDCGPDNSWQVIVELCKTNPMVRGFNLRHNVGQHNAIMAGLNAVRGKIVVTMDDDLQHAPDDIAMLCEQVRNGFDVCYAKFPARHHALWKRLGSKFNDMLARILLRKPKDLYLSPFKAFSRELADEIVKYRGVSIYIDSIILSLTRNITSVEAKHHPRLHGTGGYSLLKSTRLLMRMSTSTTIIPLRIAMLMGLLLSFSGLVLAILLVVQRFTWNAMPVGWSSVVVASLILGGAQLSCIGIVGEYIGNIFMMLTGKPQYTVAASANVEDENAQ
- a CDS encoding mannose-1-phosphate guanylyltransferase/mannose-6-phosphate isomerase codes for the protein MTTAAIIVPVVLCGGTGTRLWPLSRRALPKQFLAMDGEATMLQETAARLSNPALEPTWYVCSDEHRFMIAEQLRRTGLPMGKILLEPAARGTAPAAAIAALACLAQYDGADNDPLLLVAPADHVVRDAGTLLNTILAAADAARAGHMVVFGIEPDAPETGYGYIKAGAALAHQSAGAAATARHVDRFVEKPDRARAEAFLAEGSYYWNSGIFLFSARRFLAELEQHRPDILAACTAAAQNLLTDADFVRVDAGAFAACPSDAIDTAVMERTSKATVLLLSAGWSDVGTWSALWDIGSRDDDDNVTRGNVHAIDCTRSYLRSEGPLIAALGVSDLLVVATDDAVLVAPRDRAQDLRQVVDRLKQAQCEEVEQSATVYRPWGYFRRIDAGARFQVKHIMVNPGASLSLQMHHHRAEHWVVVSGTARVVRGDDTFLLSENQSTYIPIGVTHRLENPGRLPLSLIEIQSGSYLGEDDIVRFQDTFGRV
- a CDS encoding NAD(P)/FAD-dependent oxidoreductase, coding for MTQATLPTTQAAEDAAVDCLIVGGGFTGLSAALDLTRQGRSVLLLEQDASLGGLAGGFDIGGFELEKFYHHWFVSDREVTDLVAELGRTDSVVTHEARTGMYFSNNFFRLSTPVDLLRFSALPFLERIRLGIGVLRARQVRDWMQLENRSSREWLLELFGEKVFKVVWEPLLVGKFGVFADTISAVWFWKKLVLRGGSRANSGKEMLAYYRGGFAALARHMGEEILRRGGRIETGQSAQRVIAENGRALAVETSKGIYKAKSVLLTTALPDAADLLRDAAPETYLQALRRVQYLANICLVLQLDRSLSSTYWLNVNDPGFPFVGVIEHTNFEPPQYYGNSHIVYLSRYLPATDAFYTMPDDELLEFAMPHLKRMFPAMEKSWIKQHYVWRADYAQPIVEKHYSKIVPGMQTPLENVLISTMAQVYPEDRGTNYAIREGKKVAAHIVNSLSATKPQA